A part of Sulfurifustis variabilis genomic DNA contains:
- a CDS encoding heavy metal translocating P-type ATPase: protein MKPAVREAPAEAPEPVCFHCGLPVPPGAAFAVEFEGVRRPLCCRGCEAVARAIIDGGLADYYRFRTAAAPTGREVVPEFLRQAAVYDHPEVQKSFVARAGEDLKEASLILEGITCAACVWLNERHLARLPGVREVAINYATRRARVVWDERRIRLSEIIEAVSRIGYLAHPYDPVRSQRLLERERKQMLRRLGVAGILGMQVMTLSVALYVGDWSGVEAQLRTFFHWISLGLTLPVLLYSAQPFFRAAWRDLRMGQPGMDVPVALGMTAAFAGSLWATVTGQGVIYYDAVAMFAFFLLGARYLELAARSRASEASESLVHAQPALATRLTADGEEQVPAAELDPGDRVRVRPGESIPADGRVAEGASSADESLLTGESLPVAKRVGDHLIAGSLNVESPLTLLVERAGAETTLSAMLRLLERAAGEKPRLSRLADRVAGWFVLGVLALAALVAMLWWHRDPTQWLPVTIAVLVVTCPCALSLATPTAITAAIGRLTRIGLLVTRADALERLARATHVIFDKTGTLTAGRLRLARTELFGLMGTTDALAIASALERHSEHPIARALVEAGADAPRREASEVTATPGAGLAGSVDGERYCIGTPAYVADQTGLVPDAVRLTALAAEGGTLVCLAGTHEMKAVFVLADELRPDAAAVVAGLRARGKAVHLATGDHGAAARHVAAAAGIDTVAHDLSPADKLAYVQRLQRDGAIVAMVGDGVNDAPVLAAADVSVAMGGGAQVAAASADAILLSRRLEHVLDAVDTAGRTLAVIRQNLAWAILYNVVALPAAAAGFVSPWLAAIGMSASSLLVVANAMRLLRRRPAAGSARAPVPAPA, encoded by the coding sequence ATGAAACCCGCTGTCCGCGAGGCGCCTGCCGAAGCGCCCGAACCTGTCTGCTTCCATTGCGGCCTGCCGGTTCCGCCGGGCGCCGCGTTCGCCGTGGAGTTCGAGGGCGTGCGCAGGCCGCTGTGCTGCCGGGGCTGCGAGGCGGTCGCGCGGGCGATCATCGACGGCGGCCTGGCCGACTACTACCGCTTCCGCACCGCCGCCGCGCCCACCGGGCGCGAGGTCGTGCCGGAATTCCTGCGCCAGGCGGCCGTGTACGACCATCCGGAAGTGCAGAAGAGTTTCGTCGCGCGCGCGGGCGAGGATCTCAAGGAGGCCTCGCTGATTCTCGAAGGCATCACCTGCGCCGCATGCGTGTGGTTGAACGAGCGCCACCTTGCGCGCCTGCCCGGCGTGCGCGAGGTCGCGATCAACTACGCCACCCGGCGCGCGCGCGTGGTCTGGGACGAGCGGCGGATCCGCCTGAGCGAGATCATCGAGGCGGTCTCGCGAATCGGGTACCTCGCGCACCCGTACGACCCGGTGCGCAGCCAGCGACTCCTCGAGCGCGAGCGCAAGCAGATGCTCCGGCGCCTCGGCGTCGCGGGCATCCTCGGCATGCAGGTGATGACGCTCTCGGTCGCGCTCTATGTCGGCGACTGGTCCGGCGTCGAGGCGCAGCTCCGCACCTTCTTCCACTGGATCAGCCTCGGGCTCACCCTGCCGGTGCTGCTTTACTCCGCGCAACCTTTTTTCCGCGCGGCGTGGCGCGACCTGCGCATGGGGCAGCCCGGGATGGACGTGCCGGTGGCGCTCGGCATGACGGCGGCCTTCGCGGGCAGCCTCTGGGCGACCGTGACCGGTCAAGGCGTCATCTACTATGACGCCGTCGCCATGTTCGCGTTCTTCCTTCTCGGCGCGCGCTACCTCGAGCTCGCCGCGCGCAGCCGCGCGTCCGAGGCGTCGGAGTCGCTGGTCCACGCCCAGCCGGCGCTCGCGACGCGGCTCACCGCCGACGGCGAGGAGCAGGTGCCGGCCGCCGAGCTCGATCCGGGCGACCGGGTGCGGGTGCGGCCGGGCGAGAGCATCCCGGCCGACGGTCGCGTGGCCGAGGGCGCGTCGAGCGCCGACGAGTCGCTGCTCACCGGGGAAAGCCTGCCGGTCGCCAAGCGCGTGGGCGACCATCTGATCGCGGGCAGCCTCAACGTCGAGAGCCCGCTCACGCTCCTGGTCGAGCGGGCGGGTGCGGAGACGACGCTCTCCGCGATGCTGCGCCTGCTCGAGCGCGCGGCCGGCGAGAAACCTCGCCTCTCGCGACTCGCCGATCGCGTCGCCGGATGGTTCGTGCTCGGTGTGCTCGCGCTCGCCGCCCTCGTCGCGATGCTGTGGTGGCACCGCGACCCGACGCAGTGGCTCCCCGTCACCATCGCCGTGCTCGTGGTCACGTGCCCGTGCGCGCTTTCGCTCGCCACGCCGACGGCGATCACCGCCGCGATCGGACGGCTCACGCGGATAGGACTGCTCGTGACGCGCGCGGACGCCCTCGAGCGGCTCGCGCGCGCCACGCACGTGATCTTCGACAAGACCGGCACCCTCACCGCCGGACGGCTGCGGCTGGCCCGCACGGAGCTCTTCGGACTGATGGGCACGACGGACGCGCTCGCCATCGCATCCGCCCTCGAGCGGCACTCCGAGCACCCGATCGCACGGGCGTTGGTCGAGGCGGGCGCCGACGCGCCCCGACGCGAGGCGAGCGAGGTGACGGCGACCCCCGGCGCCGGCCTCGCGGGCAGCGTGGACGGAGAGCGTTATTGCATCGGGACGCCGGCCTACGTCGCGGACCAGACGGGCCTCGTGCCCGACGCAGTGCGGCTCACGGCGCTCGCCGCCGAAGGCGGGACGCTGGTGTGCCTCGCGGGAACGCACGAGATGAAGGCCGTTTTCGTCCTGGCCGACGAGCTGCGGCCCGACGCGGCCGCTGTCGTTGCGGGACTCAGGGCGCGCGGCAAGGCCGTTCACCTGGCGACGGGCGACCACGGGGCGGCCGCCCGGCATGTCGCGGCCGCCGCAGGCATCGACACCGTGGCGCACGACCTCTCCCCCGCCGACAAGCTGGCGTACGTCCAGCGCCTGCAGCGCGACGGCGCGATCGTCGCGATGGTGGGCGACGGCGTCAACGACGCGCCCGTCCTCGCGGCGGCCGACGTCTCGGTCGCCATGGGCGGGGGCGCGCAGGTGGCTGCCGCGAGCGCGGACGCCATTCTTCTCTCGCGCCGCCTCGAGCACGTGCTCGACGCCGTCGACACGGCCGGGCGCACCCTCGCCGTGATCCGGCAGAACCTCGCCTGGGCGATCCTCTACAACGTCGTCGCCCTGCCCGCGGCCGCGGCCGGCTTCGTGAGCCCGTGGCTGGCGGCGATCGGCATGTCGGCGAGCAGCCTCCTGGTGGTCGCGAACGCCATGCGCCTGCTGCGCCGGCGACCGGCCGCCGGTTCGGCGCGCGCGCCCGTCCCCGCCCCCGCCTGA
- the fnr gene encoding fumarate/nitrate reduction transcriptional regulator Fnr, protein MSDRASEAPESAASAVSRVPAEIARLKIQCKDCTLFQLCLPVGVGAADLELLDRIIKRRRMLPRGEHLFRVGDPFNAIYAVRSGSIKTYTMVEDGRVQVTGFHLPGELLGLDAINVDRHPCSARTLEATSVCEVPFDRFEELSRQVPALARQMFRIMSKEILHDHDMLTQLGRQSSEHRLAGFLVNLSERYGARGFSRREYNLSMSRTDIGNYLGLAEETVSRLFTRFQEQGLLQVTRKHVRITDLERLHSLAGLGARGR, encoded by the coding sequence ATGAGCGATCGAGCCTCCGAGGCGCCGGAAAGCGCCGCCTCCGCCGTGTCCCGCGTCCCGGCCGAGATCGCCAGGCTCAAGATCCAGTGCAAGGACTGCACGCTGTTCCAGCTCTGCCTGCCGGTCGGCGTCGGGGCCGCGGATCTCGAGCTGCTCGACCGCATCATCAAGCGCCGTCGGATGCTGCCGCGCGGCGAGCACCTGTTCCGCGTCGGTGATCCGTTCAACGCCATTTATGCGGTGCGCTCCGGATCGATCAAGACCTACACGATGGTCGAGGACGGCCGGGTGCAGGTCACCGGTTTCCACCTGCCGGGCGAGCTGCTCGGATTGGACGCCATCAACGTCGACCGGCACCCGTGCTCCGCCCGTACCTTGGAGGCGACGAGCGTGTGCGAGGTTCCCTTCGATCGCTTCGAGGAGCTCTCGCGCCAGGTGCCCGCGCTCGCGCGTCAGATGTTCCGCATCATGAGCAAGGAGATCCTGCACGACCACGACATGCTGACCCAGCTGGGTCGCCAGAGCAGCGAGCACCGCCTCGCGGGCTTCCTCGTGAACCTGTCCGAGCGGTACGGCGCGCGGGGCTTCTCGCGCCGCGAATACAACCTTTCCATGTCGCGCACCGACATCGGCAACTACCTGGGCCTCGCCGAAGAGACGGTCAGTCGTCTGTTCACGCGTTTCCAGGAGCAGGGCCTCCTGCAGGTGACCCGAAAGCATGTCCGGATCACGGATCTCGAGCGGCTCCATTCGCTCGCCGGGCTGGGCGCGCGCGGCCGCTAG
- a CDS encoding OmpW/AlkL family protein, producing MRTKHKFYAPLLMGGVLGLAAAAPAGALEQGDWTARVGYGQVNPKSDNGSVLGLDVGVDDGSSLAFTLGYMLTDNLNLQVLGALPFKHDVDVQGLGTVAEVEHLPPTVTLQYRFTPKSGVRPYVGAGLNYTTFTSEDTKGALAGADIELDDSFGFALEGGVDVDITRNMFASAAVFYADIETEAEVTGLPKFDVPIDPWVFFVGVGWTF from the coding sequence ATGCGCACGAAACACAAGTTCTACGCCCCCTTGCTGATGGGCGGCGTCCTCGGCCTCGCGGCCGCTGCCCCCGCCGGCGCGCTGGAGCAGGGCGACTGGACGGCCCGCGTCGGTTACGGGCAGGTGAACCCGAAGAGCGACAACGGCAGCGTGCTTGGTCTGGATGTCGGCGTGGACGACGGCAGCAGCCTGGCCTTCACGCTCGGTTACATGCTGACCGACAACCTGAACCTGCAGGTCCTGGGCGCGCTGCCGTTCAAGCACGACGTGGACGTGCAAGGCCTGGGTACCGTCGCCGAGGTCGAGCACCTGCCGCCGACCGTCACGCTGCAGTACCGCTTCACGCCGAAGTCCGGCGTGCGGCCGTACGTGGGGGCCGGCCTCAACTACACGACCTTCACGAGCGAAGACACCAAGGGCGCGCTCGCCGGCGCCGACATCGAGCTCGACGACTCTTTCGGCTTCGCGCTCGAGGGCGGCGTGGACGTGGACATCACCAGGAACATGTTCGCGAGCGCCGCGGTTTTCTACGCCGACATCGAGACCGAGGCCGAGGTGACGGGATTGCCCAAGTTCGACGTGCCCATCGATCCCTGGGTGTTCTTCGTCGGCGTGGGTTGGACGTTCTGA
- a CDS encoding class I SAM-dependent methyltransferase — translation MDEATGADGTGIRSGTLRCTACAARYTISEGILGLLENNAVLDEDSAREQRIRDAKARAAEKHPEPGATPDDAMEIDSTLSRLGGLEGKAVLELGCGSGRFTRRLAAQCRAVLAIDFSRESLRQAARTLVSARATTGLVQADVSRLALAPARFDAALATLYSNLPSLALRQSSSAAVAHALRPGGRYVLTAHHHEIRRRLQGRPEEETYENGIYFRSFTREALRRELEPYFKRLELGTICIRLPYLSRGPELRSRLSRLCESIPVLNRLGELIIVTAENR, via the coding sequence GTGGATGAAGCCACCGGCGCGGACGGAACGGGGATACGCAGCGGAACGTTGCGGTGCACGGCCTGCGCCGCGCGTTACACCATTTCCGAAGGGATCCTCGGTCTGCTCGAGAACAATGCGGTTCTCGATGAAGACAGCGCGCGCGAGCAGCGCATCCGGGATGCAAAGGCGAGGGCGGCGGAAAAGCACCCGGAACCGGGTGCCACGCCCGACGATGCCATGGAGATCGACTCGACGCTGTCGCGGCTGGGCGGGCTCGAAGGGAAGGCGGTGCTCGAACTGGGTTGCGGCAGCGGCCGGTTCACCCGCCGGCTCGCCGCGCAGTGCCGCGCGGTGCTGGCCATCGATTTCTCGCGCGAGTCGTTGCGGCAGGCGGCCCGGACACTCGTATCGGCGCGCGCGACGACGGGTCTCGTGCAAGCCGACGTTTCTCGCCTGGCGCTGGCCCCCGCACGCTTCGACGCCGCGCTCGCGACGCTCTACTCCAATCTGCCCTCGCTCGCGTTGCGGCAGTCGAGCTCCGCCGCCGTCGCGCACGCCCTCAGGCCGGGCGGGCGTTACGTGCTCACTGCGCACCACCATGAGATCCGTCGCCGATTGCAGGGCAGGCCCGAGGAAGAGACCTACGAAAACGGGATCTACTTCCGGTCCTTCACGCGCGAAGCGCTGCGTCGCGAGCTCGAGCCGTATTTCAAACGGCTCGAGCTCGGCACGATCTGCATCCGGCTGCCCTACCTCAGCCGCGGGCCGGAGCTCCGCTCGCGCCTGTCGCGCCTGTGCGAAAGCATCCCGGTGCTGAACCGCCTGGGCGAGCTCATCATCGTCACCGCGGAAAACCGCTAG
- a CDS encoding sigma-54 interaction domain-containing protein encodes MTDKTPALASVLDAHPNAFILIDRDYNIVAANRKYLERYQHRGKESPVGRKCHEVSHRSALPCWRNGEDCPHQQVFGTGQPHEVVHRHYDGKGGAQYVRIAAHPIFDEEGRLLYISESMHTCARSEELAGTAEASEMVGQSRTFNHILGHLCAAAESDAPILLTGETGSGKELAARLIHRKSARAARPFVPLDCTVLTQELCADELFGHEKGAFTGCAGAKPGLFDIAHRGTLFLDEIGDMPPAIQAKLLRVLETGTYRRVGGTELQKVDARLICATNRDLRQMVAEGRFRADLYYRIACVHLELPPLRHRREDIPELVRHFLAQRAPGQGITPAAMALLAAYDYPGNVRELANLVDRARILARDAEIDVAHLPVELKEMREDCVRRDPVAARIRLGDAASIRDALMRFDGNRRQAASWLGLSERTLYRRLRQIQADA; translated from the coding sequence ATGACCGACAAGACCCCCGCGCTGGCCAGTGTGCTCGACGCGCACCCGAACGCCTTCATACTGATCGACCGCGACTACAACATCGTCGCGGCCAACCGGAAATACCTCGAGCGCTATCAGCATCGCGGCAAGGAGAGCCCGGTCGGCAGGAAGTGCCACGAGGTGTCCCACCGCTCGGCCCTGCCGTGCTGGCGCAACGGCGAGGACTGCCCGCACCAGCAGGTCTTCGGCACCGGCCAGCCGCACGAGGTGGTCCATCGCCACTACGACGGCAAGGGCGGCGCGCAGTACGTGCGCATCGCCGCGCATCCCATCTTCGACGAGGAGGGCAGGCTCCTCTACATCAGCGAGAGCATGCACACCTGCGCGCGCTCCGAGGAGCTCGCCGGCACGGCGGAGGCGAGCGAGATGGTCGGCCAGAGCCGTACCTTCAACCACATCCTGGGACACCTGTGCGCCGCCGCCGAGAGCGACGCGCCGATTCTCCTGACCGGGGAGACCGGATCGGGCAAGGAGCTGGCGGCGCGCCTCATCCATCGCAAGTCGGCGCGCGCCGCGCGGCCGTTCGTGCCGCTCGACTGCACCGTCCTCACGCAGGAGCTCTGCGCCGACGAGCTCTTCGGGCACGAGAAGGGCGCCTTCACCGGGTGCGCGGGCGCGAAGCCGGGACTCTTCGACATCGCGCACCGCGGTACGCTTTTCCTCGACGAGATCGGCGACATGCCGCCCGCGATCCAGGCGAAGCTGCTGAGGGTGCTCGAGACCGGCACCTATCGCCGCGTCGGCGGGACCGAGCTGCAGAAGGTCGACGCGCGCCTGATCTGCGCGACGAACCGCGACCTGCGGCAGATGGTCGCCGAGGGTCGGTTCCGCGCCGACCTGTACTACCGCATCGCGTGCGTGCATCTCGAGTTGCCGCCGCTGCGGCACCGGCGGGAGGACATCCCGGAGCTCGTGCGCCACTTCCTGGCTCAGCGGGCACCCGGGCAGGGGATCACGCCGGCGGCCATGGCGCTTCTGGCCGCGTACGACTATCCCGGGAACGTGCGCGAGCTCGCGAACCTCGTCGATCGGGCGCGCATCCTGGCGCGCGACGCCGAGATCGACGTCGCTCACCTCCCGGTGGAGCTCAAGGAAATGCGCGAGGACTGCGTGCGCCGCGATCCCGTCGCGGCGCGCATCCGTCTGGGCGACGCCGCCAGTATCCGCGACGCGCTGATGCGATTCGACGGGAACCGTCGACAGGCCGCGTCCTGGCTGGGCCTCAGCGAGCGCACGCTGTATCGCCGCCTGCGCCAGATACAGGCGGACGCCTAG
- a CDS encoding Dps family protein has translation MDINIGIAEKDRVAIAEGLSRLLADTYTLYLKTHNFHWNVTGPMFQTLHLLFETEYTELATAVDLIAERIRALGSPAPGTYAEFARLSSIKEAQGVPKAEDMIRELVQGQEAVVRTARAVIPLAEGAHDQPSADLLTQRMQVHEKNAWMLRSLLEK, from the coding sequence ATGGACATCAACATAGGCATTGCCGAGAAAGACCGTGTGGCGATCGCCGAGGGCCTCTCGCGCCTGCTCGCCGATACGTACACGCTGTACCTCAAGACGCACAACTTTCACTGGAACGTCACCGGGCCGATGTTCCAGACGCTGCACCTGCTGTTCGAGACCGAGTACACGGAGCTCGCGACGGCGGTCGATCTCATCGCCGAGCGCATCCGCGCGCTCGGGTCGCCGGCCCCCGGGACCTACGCCGAGTTCGCGCGCCTGAGCTCGATCAAGGAGGCACAGGGCGTACCGAAGGCCGAAGACATGATCCGCGAGCTGGTGCAGGGACAGGAGGCGGTGGTGCGCACGGCGCGTGCCGTGATTCCGCTTGCCGAGGGCGCGCACGACCAGCCGAGCGCCGATCTCCTTACGCAGCGCATGCAGGTACACGAGAAGAACGCCTGGATGCTGCGGAGCCTGCTCGAGAAGTAA
- a CDS encoding DUF2817 domain-containing protein — protein sequence MKARDLYASDYFDARQRFLAAARMHNAWTAAFPITARGPKGEELTIDTAYLGAGAPRRLLVVSSGTHGVEGYAGTAVQIAFLKQLTARMLRKDQGVLLVHALNPYGYAHNRRTNEHNVDLNRNALEHFPGPANPAYARLNRWLNPPSPPGADLFVLRGLGYLLSQGPAAVKQAIAGGQYEFPKGIFYGGTALAESTRRFADILGDASFKSAQRVVYIDLHTGLGRRGGYKVLVDFEERSEPYARMREWFGAKAVQGNRPKRSIAYRVTGNLTDLAGRLFRGAEVYPAVLEFGTYSLVHMIGALRAENRAHFYGKRGSARATRARDALIETFCPRAAAWRSAIVRGGLRVLNQALAALGR from the coding sequence GTGAAGGCGCGCGATCTCTACGCATCGGACTACTTCGACGCGCGCCAGCGCTTCCTGGCCGCGGCGCGCATGCACAACGCGTGGACCGCGGCCTTCCCGATCACCGCGCGCGGGCCGAAGGGCGAGGAGCTCACGATCGACACCGCCTATCTGGGCGCCGGCGCCCCGCGGCGGCTGCTCGTGGTGTCGTCCGGCACGCACGGCGTGGAGGGCTACGCCGGTACGGCGGTTCAGATCGCCTTTCTCAAGCAACTGACCGCGCGCATGCTGCGCAAGGATCAGGGCGTGCTCCTCGTGCACGCGCTCAATCCCTACGGCTACGCGCACAACCGGCGCACCAACGAGCACAACGTCGACCTGAACCGCAACGCGCTCGAGCACTTTCCCGGGCCGGCGAACCCGGCGTACGCGCGGCTGAACCGCTGGCTCAATCCGCCTTCGCCCCCGGGGGCGGATCTCTTCGTGCTCCGCGGGCTGGGTTACCTGCTGAGCCAGGGCCCGGCGGCCGTCAAGCAGGCGATCGCGGGCGGCCAGTACGAATTTCCGAAGGGCATCTTCTACGGCGGGACGGCGCTCGCGGAATCGACCCGGCGATTCGCCGACATCCTCGGCGACGCCTCCTTCAAGTCCGCCCAGCGCGTCGTGTACATCGATCTCCACACGGGGCTCGGACGGCGAGGCGGGTACAAGGTGCTCGTGGACTTCGAGGAGCGCAGCGAGCCGTACGCGCGAATGCGGGAATGGTTCGGCGCCAAAGCCGTGCAGGGCAACCGGCCGAAGCGCTCGATCGCGTACCGCGTGACCGGCAACCTTACCGATCTCGCGGGGCGTCTCTTCCGCGGCGCGGAGGTGTATCCCGCGGTGCTCGAGTTCGGGACCTATTCGCTCGTGCACATGATCGGCGCCCTGCGCGCGGAGAACCGCGCGCACTTCTACGGAAAGCGGGGCTCCGCCCGCGCCACGCGCGCCCGGGACGCCCTCATCGAGACCTTCTGCCCGCGGGCGGCGGCGTGGCGCTCGGCGATCGTGCGCGGGGGGCTGCGCGTCCTGAACCAGGCCCTCGCGGCGCTCGGACGTTGA
- a CDS encoding YkgJ family cysteine cluster protein, producing the protein MSARAFRFSCTGCGGCCTGRGDYYVAVTAEEQRRIRNLLEISQAWFRRRYVTVLEDGTESLRWAGDRCVFLGPDQRCRVYAARPAQCRDYPFWPEVVGSDAAWRREGKRCEGIGRGARVPIARVRRQLGIRRRARKA; encoded by the coding sequence ATGTCGGCTCGTGCTTTTCGCTTCTCATGCACCGGGTGCGGCGGATGCTGCACCGGGCGCGGCGACTATTACGTCGCGGTGACCGCCGAGGAGCAGCGCCGCATCCGGAACCTTCTCGAGATCTCCCAAGCCTGGTTCCGCCGGCGCTACGTCACCGTTCTGGAGGACGGAACGGAGAGTCTGCGCTGGGCGGGCGACCGGTGCGTGTTTCTCGGGCCCGACCAGCGCTGCCGCGTTTACGCCGCCCGCCCGGCGCAATGCCGGGATTATCCCTTCTGGCCCGAGGTGGTCGGGAGCGACGCGGCCTGGCGGCGGGAAGGAAAACGCTGCGAGGGTATCGGCCGCGGCGCCCGGGTGCCGATCGCGCGCGTGCGCCGTCAGCTCGGGATCCGCCGCCGGGCCCGCAAGGCCTGA
- the ccoS gene encoding cbb3-type cytochrome oxidase assembly protein CcoS, whose protein sequence is MEVLYLLIPLAVVLAAVIVWAFFWAVRSNQFEDLEGPAHRILMDEDEKASPPGQSGDR, encoded by the coding sequence ATGGAAGTCCTCTACCTGCTGATCCCTCTCGCGGTCGTCCTCGCCGCCGTGATCGTGTGGGCCTTCTTCTGGGCGGTGCGCTCCAACCAGTTCGAGGACCTCGAGGGTCCCGCTCATCGCATTCTCATGGACGAGGACGAGAAGGCCTCGCCGCCCGGGCAGTCCGGCGACCGCTGA
- a CDS encoding FCSD flavin-binding domain-containing protein, with protein sequence MNRRDFLKLSGAAGAATIVGSFGVRSAHAASAKVVVIGGGFGGATCAKYLRRADANLSITLVEPNRQFVTCPFSNYVLGGIRTMDSITHSYDALRTKHGVDVVHDTVTAIDPAGKKVTLASGRTLPYDRLVVSPGVDFKWNAIAGYDERASQTMPHAWKAGPQTVLLRKQLEAMRDGGTFLMVAPPNPFRCPPGPYERASMVAHYLKQHKPKSKIVILDPKDAFSKQGLFVAGWDKLYPGMIEWVAGSKGGKVSAVDVRAMTVEAELDKHKADVINVIPPQTAGTIALRSGLADEKGWCAVDPKTFESKVHKGIHVIGDAAIAGELPKSGFAANSEAKIAANAIVAMLRGESVGEASYVNTCYSLLSPDYGISVAGVYRITDKGIAQISGSGGVSPKDADAQFRKDEAKYAFGWYASITADAWG encoded by the coding sequence ATGAATCGCAGAGATTTCCTGAAGCTGTCGGGCGCGGCCGGCGCGGCCACGATCGTCGGTTCGTTCGGCGTCCGATCGGCGCACGCGGCGAGCGCGAAGGTGGTCGTCATCGGCGGCGGGTTCGGCGGCGCGACCTGCGCCAAGTACCTGCGGCGCGCGGACGCGAACCTGTCGATCACGCTGGTGGAGCCCAACAGGCAGTTCGTCACCTGCCCCTTCAGCAATTACGTGCTGGGCGGCATCCGCACCATGGACTCGATCACGCACAGCTACGACGCGCTGCGCACCAAACACGGCGTCGACGTGGTCCACGACACCGTGACGGCCATCGATCCCGCCGGCAAGAAGGTGACGCTGGCGAGCGGCAGGACGCTCCCCTACGACCGCCTGGTCGTTTCCCCCGGCGTCGATTTCAAATGGAACGCCATCGCGGGCTACGACGAGCGGGCGTCGCAGACGATGCCACACGCCTGGAAGGCCGGGCCGCAGACGGTGCTGCTGAGAAAACAGCTCGAGGCGATGCGCGACGGCGGCACGTTCCTGATGGTCGCCCCGCCCAACCCGTTCCGCTGCCCGCCCGGGCCGTACGAACGCGCCAGCATGGTGGCCCACTACCTCAAGCAGCACAAACCGAAATCGAAGATCGTGATTCTCGACCCGAAGGACGCCTTCTCGAAGCAGGGGCTGTTCGTCGCCGGGTGGGACAAGCTCTACCCGGGGATGATCGAGTGGGTCGCGGGATCGAAGGGCGGCAAGGTGAGCGCCGTCGACGTCCGCGCGATGACCGTGGAGGCCGAGCTCGACAAGCACAAGGCCGACGTCATCAACGTGATCCCGCCGCAAACCGCCGGCACGATCGCGCTGCGGAGCGGTCTGGCCGACGAGAAAGGCTGGTGCGCCGTGGACCCGAAGACCTTCGAGTCGAAAGTGCACAAGGGCATCCACGTGATCGGCGACGCGGCGATCGCGGGCGAGCTGCCGAAATCCGGCTTCGCGGCGAACAGCGAGGCGAAGATCGCGGCCAACGCGATCGTGGCCATGCTGCGCGGGGAATCGGTGGGCGAGGCGTCCTACGTCAACACCTGCTACAGCCTGCTGTCGCCCGACTACGGCATCTCCGTCGCGGGCGTGTACCGCATCACGGACAAAGGCATCGCACAGATCAGCGGGTCCGGCGGCGTGAGCCCCAAGGATGCCGATGCGCAGTTCCGCAAGGACGAAGCCAAGTACGCCTTCGGCTGGTACGCGAGCATCACCGCGGACGCCTGGGGCTGA
- a CDS encoding c-type cytochrome — MPKTTALLLALLALPAAAAGDPAAGREKSKACEPCHGPGGNGENPQFPRLAGQHPDYLVKALRDYQTGARKNAVMAPFAANLSARDMADLAAFFASQKGLYTR; from the coding sequence ATGCCGAAGACGACCGCGCTGCTCCTCGCCCTGCTTGCCCTTCCCGCCGCCGCGGCCGGCGACCCGGCCGCCGGCAGGGAAAAATCGAAAGCGTGCGAGCCCTGCCACGGCCCCGGGGGCAACGGCGAAAATCCGCAATTCCCGCGCCTGGCCGGACAACATCCCGACTACCTCGTGAAGGCCCTGCGCGATTACCAGACCGGCGCACGCAAGAACGCCGTGATGGCTCCGTTCGCCGCCAATCTTTCGGCTCGCGACATGGCGGACCTCGCCGCCTTCTTCGCCTCGCAGAAGGGGCTGTACACGCGCTGA
- a CDS encoding c-type cytochrome: MAHNCFACHGPDGHSPGTIPSLDRLDKKRIATDLQGFKSGDLPSTVMGRQAKGYTDAEIEAIAEYIAGLKKK, translated from the coding sequence ATGGCCCACAACTGCTTCGCCTGCCACGGCCCGGACGGACACAGCCCGGGGACCATCCCGAGCCTCGACCGCCTGGACAAGAAGCGCATCGCGACGGACCTCCAGGGCTTCAAGTCCGGTGACCTGCCCTCGACGGTGATGGGGCGGCAGGCCAAGGGCTACACGGACGCCGAAATCGAGGCGATCGCGGAGTACATCGCCGGCCTGAAGAAGAAGTGA
- a CDS encoding c-type cytochrome — MRRLLPALVICAFAWTAPASGAGDPLAGATKSGMCAGCHGIPGYRNAYPAYRVPKLGGQHADYIVAALKAYQSQQRGHPTMQGIAASLSEQDMADLAAYYAQPAP, encoded by the coding sequence ATGCGCAGGTTGCTGCCTGCCTTGGTCATCTGCGCATTCGCGTGGACCGCTCCCGCGTCGGGCGCGGGCGATCCTCTGGCCGGCGCGACGAAGTCCGGGATGTGCGCCGGCTGCCACGGGATCCCCGGCTATCGAAACGCGTACCCCGCCTACCGCGTCCCGAAGCTCGGCGGCCAGCACGCCGATTACATCGTCGCGGCCCTCAAGGCCTACCAGTCGCAGCAGCGCGGGCATCCGACCATGCAGGGCATCGCGGCCAGCCTCAGCGAGCAGGACATGGCCGATCTCGCGGCCTACTACGCGCAACCCGCTCCCTGA